One window from the genome of Moraxella nasibovis encodes:
- a CDS encoding phage tail sheath protein, whose protein sequence is MTDYHHGVKVLEINEGTRPIRTVSTAVIGLVATASDADAQFFPENTPVLITNVQSAVGKAGKQGTLAKSLQAISDQTNAITVVVRVPHHDDESTQASAIVGTTENGVYTGMKALLTAEAKLGVKPRILGAPGLDTPAVATALAAVAQQLRAFAYVSAHGANTKEEAKAYRDTHGSREMMVIWPDFLAWDTVKNANATAPAVAYALGLRAKLDQEVGWHKTLSNVPVNGVTGISKDVYFQLQSSATDAGYLNENEVTTLVQRDGFRFWGSRTCSGDPLFAFENYTRTAQVLADTIAEAHMWAVDKPMHPSLIRDIIEGINAKFRDLKAQGYIIDGSCWYDPELNTKETLKDGQLRLDYDYTPVPPLENLTLRQRITDSYLAEFAARVNA, encoded by the coding sequence ATGACCGATTACCATCACGGCGTCAAAGTGCTGGAGATTAACGAAGGCACACGCCCCATTCGTACCGTATCGACAGCAGTCATCGGACTTGTTGCCACCGCAAGCGATGCCGATGCCCAATTTTTCCCAGAAAATACGCCAGTTCTGATCACCAATGTCCAATCCGCTGTGGGTAAGGCAGGCAAACAAGGCACGCTGGCCAAATCCCTACAAGCCATCAGCGATCAGACCAACGCCATCACGGTGGTGGTGCGTGTGCCGCATCATGATGACGAATCTACGCAGGCATCGGCCATCGTCGGCACGACCGAAAACGGCGTCTATACTGGCATGAAAGCGCTTTTGACGGCGGAGGCCAAACTTGGTGTCAAACCACGCATCCTAGGCGCACCGGGGCTTGATACACCAGCGGTGGCGACAGCGTTGGCGGCGGTGGCGCAGCAGCTTAGAGCCTTTGCTTATGTGTCGGCACATGGTGCAAATACCAAAGAGGAAGCCAAAGCCTACCGAGACACACACGGTAGTCGTGAAATGATGGTTATCTGGCCGGACTTTTTGGCGTGGGATACTGTGAAGAATGCCAACGCCACCGCCCCTGCCGTGGCGTATGCACTAGGCTTACGGGCAAAGCTTGACCAAGAGGTCGGCTGGCATAAGACCCTGTCCAATGTCCCTGTCAACGGCGTAACCGGCATCTCCAAAGATGTTTATTTTCAGCTGCAATCATCAGCGACAGATGCAGGGTATCTCAACGAAAACGAAGTAACCACACTCGTTCAGCGAGACGGCTTTAGATTTTGGGGTTCTCGCACTTGCTCGGGCGACCCGCTATTTGCATTTGAAAATTATACTCGCACAGCGCAGGTGTTGGCAGATACCATCGCAGAAGCTCACATGTGGGCGGTGGATAAGCCAATGCATCCAAGTCTTATCCGAGACATCATCGAAGGCATTAACGCCAAATTCCGTGACCTAAAAGCCCAAGGCTACATCATTGATGGTTCATGCTGGTACGACCCAGAATTGAACACCAAAGAGACGCTCAAAGATGGTCAGCTGCGTCTGGATTATGACTACACACCAGTGCCGCCGCTGGAAAACTTAACACTTCGCCAACGCATTACTGACAGCTATTTGGC
- a CDS encoding phage baseplate assembly protein V, with protein MSHDIIRRLENLIRIGTVASVDHAAARCTVDCVGIMTAPLPWIAARAGTDRTWDAPTVGEQVLVFAPGGEMMQAVVLMGLYHDGNPAPAAQPNIKTRHFEDGCTITYDTSAHALSAILPSGGTAVITANGGVTINANAGITINASGGATINGNTKINGNLNISGGIAGGTGGGGGATINGTVKATGDVVAGNISVQNHKHREQGDGAMTSGAM; from the coding sequence ATGAGCCACGACATCATCCGCAGACTTGAAAATCTTATCCGCATTGGCACAGTCGCCAGCGTGGATCATGCTGCTGCACGCTGTACAGTGGACTGCGTGGGTATCATGACCGCCCCGCTGCCGTGGATCGCCGCACGAGCTGGCACAGATAGGACTTGGGATGCTCCGACAGTGGGCGAACAAGTGCTGGTCTTTGCCCCTGGTGGCGAGATGATGCAAGCGGTGGTGCTGATGGGGCTGTATCATGATGGCAACCCAGCACCCGCTGCCCAGCCAAATATTAAGACACGACACTTTGAAGATGGCTGTACCATCACTTATGACACGAGCGCCCACGCCCTATCAGCGATTTTGCCAAGCGGCGGCACGGCAGTCATCACAGCAAATGGCGGCGTTACCATCAATGCCAACGCTGGTATCACCATCAACGCCTCTGGTGGTGCAACCATCAACGGAAACACCAAAATCAACGGCAATCTCAACATCTCAGGCGGTATCGCAGGCGGTACCGGCGGTGGCGGCGGTGCGACGATTAACGGCACAGTCAAAGCAACAGGCGATGTGGTGGCGGGCAATATCAGCGTCCAAAATCACAAACATCGTGAGCAAGGCGACGGTGCGATGACTTCGGGGGCGATGTGA
- a CDS encoding GPW/gp25 family protein — MISRHDGQVMSHIDQIRQSITDILTTPVGSRVMRRDYGSLLPELIDRPIDDVLILQAYSAIYTALLRWENRVIIEAISIGQVKQGILEVRLYAHLAEFGVDGVLDVGVALS; from the coding sequence ATGATCAGCAGACATGACGGGCAAGTGATGAGCCACATTGACCAAATCCGCCAATCCATCACAGACATTCTCACCACGCCCGTCGGCAGCCGTGTCATGCGTCGTGACTACGGCTCGCTGTTGCCTGAACTGATTGACCGCCCGATTGATGATGTGCTGATTTTACAAGCCTATTCTGCGATTTATACCGCCCTTCTTCGGTGGGAAAACCGTGTCATCATTGAGGCGATCAGCATCGGACAAGTCAAGCAAGGCATTTTGGAGGTGCGACTTTACGCCCATCTTGCCGAGTTTGGCGTGGATGGCGTGCTGGATGTCGGTGTCGCATTAAGCTAG
- a CDS encoding baseplate assembly protein codes for MNVDFNTLAMPDMIETLDYETILNNRKQALIARFDGKEQDNIRAILARESEPLTKFIEENAYRELILRHRINTAARACLLAYATGADLDHIAANFNVSRLLITPATEDSPAVYESDEVFRGRVQRAFDRLSVAGPEAAYKYHCLSADGRVADVAVISPSPAVVNIAILQADSQTGEASDELVDIVNRAVNAEHVRPIADRVSVQSATITPYRIRAKLYITKDPEASAVLATAKAKTQAYTQAKNRIGRSVRLTAIHHCLHIDGVARIELIEPKADIAISALQAAYCESIDISIGGIE; via the coding sequence ATGAATGTTGATTTTAATACACTTGCCATGCCTGACATGATCGAGACGCTTGATTATGAAACGATTTTAAATAATCGCAAACAAGCACTCATCGCACGCTTTGATGGCAAAGAGCAGGACAATATCCGTGCAATTTTGGCTCGTGAAAGTGAGCCTTTGACGAAGTTTATTGAGGAAAATGCGTATCGTGAGCTGATTTTGCGTCATCGCATCAACACGGCCGCTCGTGCGTGTCTGTTGGCGTATGCCACGGGGGCGGACCTTGACCACATTGCTGCTAATTTTAATGTCTCTCGTCTACTGATAACACCTGCCACTGAAGATAGTCCTGCCGTCTATGAGTCGGACGAGGTATTTCGTGGGCGAGTGCAAAGAGCCTTTGACCGCCTATCAGTGGCAGGGCCAGAGGCGGCGTATAAATACCACTGCCTGTCTGCTGATGGGCGTGTGGCGGATGTGGCGGTGATTAGCCCCAGCCCTGCCGTGGTGAATATCGCCATCTTGCAGGCAGACAGTCAGACAGGCGAGGCATCAGATGAGCTGGTGGACATAGTCAATCGTGCGGTCAATGCCGAACATGTACGCCCTATCGCTGATCGTGTGAGCGTCCAGTCCGCCACCATCACACCCTACCGCATTCGCGCCAAGCTCTACATCACCAAAGACCCAGAGGCATCGGCGGTACTTGCTACCGCCAAAGCCAAAACCCAAGCCTACACTCAAGCAAAAAATCGCATCGGTCGCTCGGTACGCCTGACCGCCATCCACCACTGTCTGCACATTGATGGTGTGGCACGCATTGAGTTGATTGAACCAAAGGCCGACATCGCCATCAGTGCATTACAGGCGGCGTATTGTGAATCCATTGACATTAGCATTGGGGGTATTGAGTGA
- a CDS encoding phage tail protein I, with protein MNINHLLPPNATAFEHAITSELASSTHLDVNIDTISRIDEVSDDFLGFLAWQYSVDSWDESWQPSLKRELIKKSFRQHQLKGTRTAVREILEKFGYEATFTEWWEAEPNLPAGSFRLELSTAGAAMSEAVYQELNRLINDAKPVSRHLTNLSITLTPKSDLYLGVAVQMGDETTIYPRETT; from the coding sequence GTGAATATCAATCATCTGCTACCGCCCAACGCCACCGCCTTTGAACACGCCATCACAAGCGAGCTTGCCAGTAGCACTCATCTTGATGTCAATATTGACACGATAAGCCGCATTGATGAAGTCAGTGATGATTTTTTGGGCTTTTTAGCGTGGCAATATTCAGTGGATAGCTGGGACGAAAGCTGGCAACCATCACTCAAAAGAGAATTGATTAAAAAATCATTTCGCCAGCACCAGCTCAAAGGCACCAGAACAGCAGTACGTGAAATCTTAGAAAAATTTGGCTATGAGGCGACTTTTACTGAGTGGTGGGAGGCTGAGCCAAACCTACCAGCAGGCTCGTTTCGCCTAGAATTATCCACCGCAGGGGCGGCCATGAGCGAGGCGGTCTACCAAGAGCTTAATCGACTCATCAACGACGCCAAGCCAGTCAGCCGCCACCTGACCAATTTATCCATTACTTTAACGCCAAAAAGCGACCTATATCTGGGCGTGGCGGTGCAGATGGGTGATGAGACTACCATCTATCCTAGGGAGACAACATGA